The Phragmites australis chromosome 13, lpPhrAust1.1, whole genome shotgun sequence DNA window CTACTAGAGCTACCTTAGCTTCCTCAGTGGCAGTGAACGACTGAAAACTTTCTCAACTTCAGTTGCTTCCATGTTCAGCTGATCCAACAGCTCcatctcttccttgctcagccCTTGCAAGAAGTTCATCACGTCCTGTTTCAACTCCATGAGACCTTCTGCCAACCTCTGAAACAAtgtcacctcctctctctccagcTCCTCGACCTCCCCCTCGATCTCCCCTTCgatctcctccacctccttgaTGATggtcttctctccctcctcgaCGGTTTTCTCGATTCTCTCCACAAGAGGAGGCTCAGGACCGCAGGTGTTGTCGGTCCTGATGAATGTGGAGAAGTCCCGACCTACGCTTTTTGCTGCCCTTTCTAGCTCAGGCACTATTGTTTCAGGTACAACTTTACTTCTTGTGTACACAACGGCTCCACCATATCCATCCCATGCGTCATTTCTTCCACGGTAATACACAAAAATGTAGTCATCTTCCTTGTTCTCAACCTTGGATGAGATAATATACCTAAAAAAACTTCAGTTGAGAAATCTGAAGCACGGAAATAGCAACGgtatataaaaaagaaacaaggcATTTACCAGTCATCTTGATAGTGCAGGTACTCATTATCATGGTTATAGAGTATTGCGGGTTGTGATGGGTCCTGCACAAACCGCTGCACAGTCGACCTGGTGAAGAAACCAGTGTCGGGGGTGCGGATTCTCCATGTTATGTTTCCGATAAGTTTGTCTCCCTCGACATGAAACTCGTGAAGCTGGCAATCAAATGCGTCAAAAGTAGGATTCAGGCCACTTGATATGTACCACTTGCCATTAAAATCTGCCATATTGAAGTTCTTGACAAGGGCAGATGGATCAGGGACTGGGAACTCGCCGATATCAGACTTTTTTGGGACACATTTCTTCCGTGAAACTGCACACTCATTGAATTCATCGACTACCCTGTTCTCGAACAGATCCCCACATTTGATCTGTCAGATGATAAAAGGCATAAAAATGGCTTATTCTTCTGAGGAATTTAATTGAACTGATGGTTTCTGAAAATTTGGCAATAACCTGGCAATCCGTCTCGTCAGGTCGATTATTGCAAGTCTGCAAACATGCTATGTTTGCTGCACATGAAGGGTTGGATATGCATTTGGCCAGCTCTATTCTGAAAAGAAGTCATTTTAATTGGGTAATGGACATGTGAACTGAACCAATCCAATAAGTTTATTCTTGTGCACAAGATGACAAGCTTATGAGCGAGAACTCTTAGTTTCAATGTCAACTACTACTGAATCAAGATGCAATGTGAAATCAGTGCTGTCATTGGAGTTCAATCAACTAATCCTGCAATGAAACTTACGAAAGAGGACTCTTAGACAGTATGATCTTAGTTTCAAAAAATGATTTCTTATTAGAATGGACGAGCAATGTGGACTCCATGCTGCAGATAAAGACTGTAAAGATGGATCAAGCAAATCCAAGAGTATCTATGTCACTATACTGATAATGTCGATGCACATAGCTTGAAAATGTCAAATGTGTTGCCACATGATTTTGAAGACTCACCTGCATTCCTTTAGCAGGCAAGTGCATGTCTTGAGAGCATCAACAGCATCAGCAGAAGGGACTACTAGAACAGCACATGCCATCAGCCCTGTCATGGCGACCAATTGCACCTTGCCCCATTTCTTGATACTACTGAAAACATCTGACGCTTGCAATACTGCAATAATCTGTTGGCAGAGGCAAAATCGTGCTGTTCTTAGCTGTATAAGAAGAGGTAAAACGCCTCGGCATCAACTGACGGGCAATCATAAATCACCTCGGAAGGAGTAATTTTGACATGAAGGTGACCGATCCTCCATAGATTAGCTCTGACGCAGCACCGGTTATATCTGACGGTGCTGCGACTCCTACTGGCTGTACGTCTAGATTTGGGACCTTGAAGGATGTTGGAACCTCTTGTTATAAAGACGCGATTTGTGCAGTGCCGCGACATCATGTCTCTGAATCTGCATTccaataggaaaaaaaatcagtataCCGAAATCGAAGCTGAACAGAATTTTCGACGGGACTCATGCTCTTTCTGCAGAAACATTAGTACAAATTCCGGGCACTAGAAACCGCTCTCTCAAGTATGATTAATCATGCAAACCTTCCTATGAAAAATTTAACCATGTAACCGAGAAATGCACGCCCAAACGGAGGAGCAGCTCTAGTGGATCACCGGACACCTCAGATAAACTCATtctctcctctcccccctctcccCGACTTCCAGATTACTGCTTGCTCAGCAGCTCATAGCATAGCGCGCCCAAGAGAAGAAACCAGAGACGCTAATTGGTAAGCACGAAGCGGCAGAACGAGAAGGCGTGGCAGGGAGAGATCAAGAACCGgccagggaggaggggagggcgAGCCAAGAACCGAACCTGCGCTGGGCTGCCGCGGCGCCAAGGATGcgctcgaggaggaggaggaggagataggAGGAGGATAGAAGGGGAGCGGAAGTGTGGCGCGGAGCACCAGGACCGCGCGTGGCGTGGCGCCGCGGGTGCTTATCGGCGCGGGCAACCGGGGCCCGCTAAGCCCAGACGGGTCCGGGCCGTGGGGTTAGGATCCGCAAAATCGCAGCCGTTAAATTCGCTTTCTTGGTTTCTCTCTCCAACGCCCCACCCCCGTTTCGcaaccaaaattttctaggcgggagagggagagagagaggagttgcCCTGCGGCCATGGCGGAGGCTCTAGCCCTAGACCCCGCGCAGGACCCCGACGCGCCCCTCGATGCGGCCGCCATCCGGAGGTGCGCTCCCATCCCCGCGAGGAGCTGGCTGCTCCGTTCTGCTTCGTCTCAGCGGATCTGGTTCctcaagttttttatttttatttttatttcctcTTTTGTGTGTATTCGTTTCAGCCGGTTGGAGCAGCTCTCGCAGTcgcggaggggaggggaggaggctccggcggcggaggaggcggacgCGGTGCCGGGTTTGGGTTTCGAGTACGAGGTGGGGCTTACTCTTTCGGGTTGGTGCCaaatgctagggttttggtTACCATTTCGGTGGTCTAATTGTTTGGCATGTTTGTTCCCTGTGGGATGTGGGTTAGGTGGCTTTACAAGCGGTGGACGAGTGGGACTCGAACGCCGCCGCCATCGCAACCGATGATCTCGGTAAGCTTGGCGGCCTTGCATTATTGCTGGTTTGATCATTTGTAGCTGCTTCTTTGGGGCATTATCAATTGATCTCCAAGGAACCTACTTTGCTATAATTATAAACAGGAAGAAACTCCTGGATTCGGACATTAAGATTGATCTCTCACGTTTTAGATGCTCTTATGTGCAATAGATAATTCATTTCTTTTAAATTGTGTTCCTTATTGTGGTTGCGGAATTGTTCAGTATAATTGCTCCTATGACTGAAGACGTtactttttttgtttcctttgctTCCAAGTGGGTTCTTTGAGTTGTATGATATCATCCTTATTGTCTCCAGATGCATACCTGGAATGGTTGAGAAAGGAGGTAAGCTTGGCAGAGGAGAAGAACCAGAAGTTATTTGATGAGATTGGTGTCGTTGGAGAGACAGCGGACAATGGTTGGTTTTCTGAAGTAAACCGTGCTTAAGCTCCTGCTAGTTGGCACTAGTCTGCTGAATCAGTTATTAACTCTATGTTATTCAGATATGATTCAGCTGGATGCTGATATTGAAGCACTGGAGTCTTCATTGTGGAAGCTTGATTCAAATGTTGGTTCTGCTGTTCTTGTTTCAGCATTGCTCTTGCTATGTGTAGAGGAAAAATTGATTCACAACCATTCTCTTGgagtaaatatatattttttgtttaaaaCAAGTCACACATGATGATGGCAGTGTCAGAATGTTTCAACTTTTAACACAACATGCTTTTCCTTTACTTTATAAGATATTACCAGCATAATACCCTTGGCCAATTTGTTAATTTATTGCACTCTAAAAAGTTAAATACAAACTAATACCATATATCAAAATATTtcctttttaattaaaatagtgttttatcatctttattttCTTCCTGAATAATTATTCAATGAGTGGCTAAAACATAATTTCCATACAAGAAGTTATTAATCTCAAAACATCGCAGTAGTTGAATATGGACCCAATCTGTTCTAATCCTGAAATCGTATTGTGTTGATTCTCGTCTTTGTCATTTTTTCTGATTGAATCTCATGTATGGCTGACTACGCTATACAATTTTAACCTCAAGTAGTGGACATCTTGTACTTACATACAACTATACTACCTTGTGCTATCTTTGCTGTTCGCACATCAGATTGGATGGTTGGATGCCTCTGATGTGGAACTTGCTGATAGTATCATCAAAATTGCCACACTCCAGCTACCCTATTGGGCTATTGGCGATATAAACCCGAACTTAGGGTACAGAGAAACCTCAGAAGTATCCATCTAACAAAGAGTATACTGTATCTTTGAGGTTCTGTCAGACAAACTACTTTTAGGAAAGAAAACTAACGGAGCGGAGAATTCATGGACCAAACTCAATAAAATTACCGTCAAAGGATGAAAGTAAAAATATAGCATTCGCTGAATTCAACTTCTCTTGAACCTAAGTCCAATGGAAaattcttttgttgtttctCGCTTCAAAATAAaagttctcattctctttttaCTTCCAAGGATCAGTTTTGGTTCAGCTGAAATACATATAAAATCTTCCGTTCATAATGATGTAGGGTTTGAGCCATTTGGAAGGAACTCCCGTTGCTGGGTTGTCAGACTCAACTGATTCATGCAGAAATCAAAGCAATGTTGACAAGGACTACAAGTATGAGGTGCGCTTATATGTTTTACGATTTACATTTTTCCACTTTCCTAACATCGTGATGTCTATGCTAAAAAAGTTAATTCACTAAATGGGAGACAAGTGAATCGAAAGTTTTGCATAGT harbors:
- the LOC133888087 gene encoding violaxanthin de-epoxidase, chloroplastic isoform X1, whose protein sequence is MVKFFIGRFRDMMSRHCTNRVFITRGSNILQGPKSRRTASRSRSTVRYNRCCVRANLWRIGHLHVKITPSEIIAVLQASDVFSSIKKWGKVQLVAMTGLMACAVLVVPSADAVDALKTCTCLLKECRIELAKCISNPSCAANIACLQTCNNRPDETDCQIKCGDLFENRVVDEFNECAVSRKKCVPKKSDIGEFPVPDPSALVKNFNMADFNGKWYISSGLNPTFDAFDCQLHEFHVEGDKLIGNITWRIRTPDTGFFTRSTVQRFVQDPSQPAILYNHDNEYLHYQDDWYIISSKVENKEDDYIFVYYRGRNDAWDGYGGAVVYTRSKVVPETIVPELERAAKSVGRDFSTFIRTDNTCGPEPPLVERIEKTVEEGEKTIIKEVEEIEGEIEGEVEELEREEVTLFQRLAEGLMELKQDVMNFLQGLSKEEMELLDQLNMEATEVEKVFSRSLPLRKLR
- the LOC133888087 gene encoding violaxanthin de-epoxidase, chloroplastic isoform X2 is translated as MMSRHCTNRVFITRGSNILQGPKSRRTASRSRSTVRYNRCCVRANLWRIGHLHVKITPSEIIAVLQASDVFSSIKKWGKVQLVAMTGLMACAVLVVPSADAVDALKTCTCLLKECRIELAKCISNPSCAANIACLQTCNNRPDETDCQIKCGDLFENRVVDEFNECAVSRKKCVPKKSDIGEFPVPDPSALVKNFNMADFNGKWYISSGLNPTFDAFDCQLHEFHVEGDKLIGNITWRIRTPDTGFFTRSTVQRFVQDPSQPAILYNHDNEYLHYQDDWYIISSKVENKEDDYIFVYYRGRNDAWDGYGGAVVYTRSKVVPETIVPELERAAKSVGRDFSTFIRTDNTCGPEPPLVERIEKTVEEGEKTIIKEVEEIEGEIEGEVEELEREEVTLFQRLAEGLMELKQDVMNFLQGLSKEEMELLDQLNMEATEVEKVFSRSLPLRKLR